The proteins below are encoded in one region of Xenopus laevis strain J_2021 chromosome 8L, Xenopus_laevis_v10.1, whole genome shotgun sequence:
- the LOC121397122 gene encoding serine/threonine-protein kinase N2-like, which yields MSADEVNIGSTHPENTAEDFPPAVTTEPEVLHLTNCTLQDFTQRGFLGEGGFGKVLHVQHTASKRSYALKILKKQKITTLRDVERILVEKRVALTAAVHPFTVDLHATFQSDHHLFFLMEYVAGGCLRTLLERERKFGQRRTTFYAACTVLAISYLHENGIIHRDLKPENLLLDSNGYIKLADFGLCKDGIGYGDRTRSLTGTYDYMAPEVLSRLPYSRSADWWSLGIVIFEMLVGDLPWMRPSIGVVCPKFLAEDAAILISGLLQLDPWMRLGSSEEDAGELMFHHFFRGIDWLALVQRKLQPPFIPEDVGLSDDGPCYEHLLLTPPSEGSLAIRKEIADAFGSFDYSAI from the exons ATGTCTGCGGATGAAGTGAACATCGGCTCAACTCATCCAGAAAACACAGCAGAAGACTTTCCACCGGCTGTGACGACGGAACCAGA agttttgcaTTTGACCAACTGCACTCTGCAAGACTTCACCCAACGAGGTTTCCTAGGCGAGGGCGGATTTGGGAAG GTTCTCCATGTGCAACACACGGCATCAAAAAGATCGTATGCCCTGAAGatcctaaaaaaacagaagaTCACCACCTTAAGGGATGTTGAAAG GATTTTGGTCGAGAAACGGGTCGCTCTCACAGCAGCTGTCCACCCCTTCACCGTGGATCTACATGCCACCTTCCAGTCAGACCACCATCTCTTCTTCCTCATGGAGTATGTCGCTGGAGGCTGCTTAAGGACTCTCCTGGAGAGGGAACGTAAATTTGGACAACGGAGGACTAC GTTCTATGCTGCGTGCACAGTGCTGGCCATCTCCTATTTGCACGAAAATGGTATCATACACCG AGATCTCAAGCCGGAAAACCTGCTCTTAGACAGCAACGGGTACATCAAACTGGCTGATTTCGGACTATGCAAAGACG GAATTGGCTATGGGGACAGAACACGCAGCCTGACTGGAACCTATGACTACATGGCTCCCGAAGTCCTCTCCAGGCTGCCGTATTCAAGATCTGCAGATTGGTGGTCTCTGGGCATCGTGATCTTCGAGATGCTAGTCGGGGAC CTACCATGGATGAGACCATCTATTGGCGTCGTCTGCCCAAAGTTCCTGGCTGAGGATGCAGCTATTTTAATATCAGGG ctTTTACAGTTGGACCCATGGATGCGGCTGGGCTCCAGCGAGGAAGATGCAGGTGAACTAATGTTTCATCATTTCTTTCGA GGCATTGACTGGCTGGCTTTGGTACAGAGAAAATTGCAGCCCCCATTCATACCGGAGGATGTTGGACTTTCCGACGATGGACCCTGTTATGAACATCTACTTCTAACACCTCCCTCCGAGGGTTCCTTGGCAATAAGAAAAGAGATCGCCGATGCCTTTGGGAGCTTCGATTATTCCGCAATATAG